The nucleotide window AAGAACCAGTCGCACATCAAGGCTGCATAGCAACGCAATATCATGAACGATATTGTGAAAATTAGCGTGTGTGATGGCTTCGCCCGGCAGCATCAACACAAAGGTTTTATCGCTGTGTCTGTTGATGTAGGGTGTGGAATGACGAAACCACTTTACATAATCTTGAGTGTTGGCTGGCACAATGGTTCTCTTTTCAGTGTTAACAAATCTGATGTTTTACATGCTGGTAATGATGTCGTTAAACATTTTTTACACTGGCAATTGTGTTTGTCTACAGGCAAAATTTTTCGATCAATTTGCGCAATACGTTAACTGCCGGGGCGATTTGACTCAGTGGAATAAATTCATCGGGTTGATGCGCCTGATCGATTGAGCCTGGCCCCAGCACTAACGTCTGCATGCCAAGCTGCTGCATAAACGGCGCTTCGGTAGCAAAGGCAACACTGTCGGAGTGGTTGCCCGTCAGTTGTTCGCAGGCTTTCACCAGTTCGCTCTGTTCGTCTTCACCAAATGGATCAACGCCTTCAAACAATGAGGATAAAATAATATCGGTTCCGCTGCGTTCTGCGATAGGCCGTAAACGCTGCCGGATAATAGAGCGCAATTCATCGTTATCCATCCCCGGCAATAAACGCAAATCAAAATGTAATTCGCAGCTGCCGCAAATGCGGTTGGCTCCATCGCCGCCGTGAATGCAGCCCAAATTCAGTGTTGGCGTTTGCACGGCAAATGCCGGGTCGCGATATTTCAATTGTAATTCGCCGCGCAGTTGCATGAGCTCCGTCATCACCAGATTCATTGCTTCCAATGCATTTTTTCCGAGAGCAGGGTTAGATGAGTGACCACTGTGCCCCTGCACGCGAATGGCTTCCATCATAATGCCTTTGTGCGCACGAATCGGCACCAGATTGGTTGGCTCACCGATCACCGCGTAACGTGGTGTTGCGCCTGGTATGCCCGTGCGAGCCAGCGCGCGGGCGCCGCTCATGCTGCTTTCTTCATCCGCAGTGGCGAGAACCACAAGTGGATGCCGAAAGGTGTGCGACAAATAGGGTTTAACCGCTTCAATAATGACCGGGAAAAACCCTTTCATATCGGTGGCACCCAAGCCGTATAACTTGCCGTCTTTTTCGGTGAGAATGAATGGATCGGTTTGCCAGCGGTTGGCATCGTAGGGAACAGTATCGCTATGCCCCGCGAGTACAAGTCCACCATCGCCGCTACCGAGGGTGGCGATCAAATTGGCTTTGTCAGTTTGCTCAAGTGGCATCACCTTTGTGTTGAAGCCCAAATCCGCAAAACAGTTGGCGAGATAATCAATAACTGCGCGGTTACTCATATCCCACTCGGGCACGGCGCAACTGACCGATGGTAATGCCACCAGTTGCTGCAAGTGATGTTGGTAATGTTTGAAATCAACGCTCATGAGTGGCTCGCCGTTACCCATTAAATACTATGCGGGTGTTATCGATGATTGCCGGTAAAAATGCAAGTACTGCGAGACTACTGAAAAGCAGACAATAAAAAACCCGAGGCG belongs to Cellvibrio sp. pealriver and includes:
- the argE gene encoding acetylornithine deacetylase, whose product is MSVDFKHYQHHLQQLVALPSVSCAVPEWDMSNRAVIDYLANCFADLGFNTKVMPLEQTDKANLIATLGSGDGGLVLAGHSDTVPYDANRWQTDPFILTEKDGKLYGLGATDMKGFFPVIIEAVKPYLSHTFRHPLVVLATADEESSMSGARALARTGIPGATPRYAVIGEPTNLVPIRAHKGIMMEAIRVQGHSGHSSNPALGKNALEAMNLVMTELMQLRGELQLKYRDPAFAVQTPTLNLGCIHGGDGANRICGSCELHFDLRLLPGMDNDELRSIIRQRLRPIAERSGTDIILSSLFEGVDPFGEDEQSELVKACEQLTGNHSDSVAFATEAPFMQQLGMQTLVLGPGSIDQAHQPDEFIPLSQIAPAVNVLRKLIEKFCL